A genomic window from Silene latifolia isolate original U9 population chromosome Y, ASM4854445v1, whole genome shotgun sequence includes:
- the LOC141632345 gene encoding uncharacterized protein LOC141632345 has translation MGSYNDDILCDVVPMDACHVLLGRPWQYDQDVVHRGRSNEYELVSKGKKITLKPMAPGEVRSMSAKRGKTTSMAMLASEKEVDEAIVNGNQVYLMVVNETPSNGSKDGRLTSLLEEFKDVFPEELPAGLPPIRGIEHQIDLLPGAPLPNKVAYRCNPMETNELQRKIE, from the coding sequence ATGGGATCTTACAACGACGACATCCTATGCGATGTTGTACCAATGGATGCATGTCATGTCCTATTAGGACGACCTTGGCAGTATGACCAGGATGTGGTGCATCGCGGTAGAAGCAACGAATACGAGTTGGTAAGTAAGGGAAAAAAAATTACCTTAAAGCCAATGGCGCCGGGAGAAGTGCGTTCCATGAGTGCCAAGCGTGGAAAAACCACTAGCATGGCCATGCTTGCTAGTGAGAAAGAAGTGGACGAGGCCATTGTCAATGGCAACCAGGTTTACCTAATGGTGGTCAATGAGACTCCTAGTAATGGAAGCAAGGATGGACGATTAACCTCGCTCTTGGAGGAGTTCAAGGATGTTTTCCCCGAGGAACTACCCGCTGGGTTACCACCTATTCGTGGGATCGAACACCAAATCGACCTCCTTCCCGGAGCTCCTTTGCCAAACAAAGTCGCCTATCGGTGCAATCCGATGGAGACAAATGAGTTACAGCGGAAAATCGAATAA